In Leclercia adecarboxylata, the sequence AATCGAATCCAGCCAGCAGGAAATTAGCGGATTAAGCGACTTTTTCATTTCCTCCTGCCAGGTGATAAATAAGGTTCCCGGCTTTCCATCATCAAGCCAGTCACGCAGGGAAAAATTACCTTCCGGCATTTTCAAATGAGGTGCAAGATTCTTACTGAGAACGAAACGCGCGCTTCCTACAGCTTTTTCTGAGCCTGAAAAAATAGCTTCAGCAGGTGTGCCGGTTAGAAATTCCTTTAGCTTTTTCTGGTCAACGTTACAGGCCCAGTGAATTACTTCTTCCATTGTTACTGTATTGTAGAGGCTGTGAAGTTTCTTGGATACTTCACTAAAAATAAGGCGACCATACCCGAACCATTCTTCAGTAGCCATATCAGGACTTTCCTGAACAATAGAGTTTACGAGTCGCTCATAATCATAGGAACGACGAATCTCATTAAAGAAAACCCAGCCTTTCGTGCGTTTATCATAGGCGTTTAGAATAGCGTCTCCGGGTCGATAAAAGTTCTTCAGGAAGCCACCGTTTGGGTCTAGTACGATATTTTTGCCGCCTCTCTTTATACTCTTAAACAACAGCTCGTTGAAAATTGTGGTTTTACCTGTACCAGTTGTACCGGCAATTGAAAAATGCAGATTCTCCGCTTCAACAGGAATTGGGATATTGGCAACAGTTAATTGATCAACACCTCTTTGACGGGTTTTGTCTGCGAGAGTTCTGGCACGAACAAGCTCTGTCCCGCGAAAAATCTTTTTAAACCTCTCGCCCTTAAACACGCGAGTTTTATCATAAAGAATAAAGGCGACAAGCCCGGCAATTCCAATAACCCAACCAGCTATTAAAGCAGACCACAAGGGCCATAATGAAAAGGTATTCTTGACTAAATAGGGGACAAGATATTTAGCAGTTGAAGGGTCAATGCCATAGGTAAATTTTGCGACTAAAAACCACACCAGTACCGGCGGCAGGGTAATGGCAAATAAAAAAGCTAATCCTCTTTCTCTTTCGTCCATTTTAGCGCTCCTTTTTTGGTTCCCAGATTTTGTAGCCGTTACGCTCCAGTTCCGCTTTGGCCGCTTTGTTTTTACCCGGTTCAGCTATCGAACGAAGAAGGATCAGCGTTTCAATGGCAAGCGACTCATGCAACATCATCTGGCCTGCCGGTGGGAATTTCACGCTGGATAGCGTTTCGGTTATCGCCTTCAACTCGTCACGTAGTGATCCAAAATCAGCATCTGAAGCACGGTCAAAAAGGTAATCAAGTTTTCGATTCACGTCGCCCAGCTGGTCGGCCACGATTTTCAAACCTGACTCTCGATCACCCGGCCCGGCTTCAAGGCAGCGGCGCAGATATTCTGACCGATTCCCACCAGAAACCCGGTCTATATAGGCCAAAAGTTCATCTGATACTTTTGCTGTAATTGTTGGCATCAAGCCCTCACTTTGTGCAATTTTTAAACGAAAATTGGAGTATCCAATACGGTGCAATCATAGTATTACCAAAGTAATAAATCAAATAAGCATATTATCAATAACTTATATGGTAATTGTAATACCTAGATATTACGGCTATAAACTTAGATTTCTCTTTTTTGGTTTTAAATCATTGGGATAGCGTGATTTATCACGCTGCGTTAGGTGTATAGCAGGTTAAGGGATAAAAAATCATCTTTTTTGGTAGGAGCGATCTCCGTAGGTTAAGGGCTATCTGGCTAAAAAGCGTCCTATTCTTTGATGGTCATGCTCGCATGACCATCTGAGTAGCCAGAAACTACGGAGAAACTACAGATAGACTACAGAAACCGACTGTATCACCTGGTTGATAACTACAAATCGACTACAACTAAACTACAGAATTACGTGACAGACTACTCAAAAACTACAGGTAAACTACAAAATATCGTTGACCCCTGCATATCGGTGCTGTAGAGTCAGCTTCATACAACGGAGGGGTTATGAATAAAGCTGCTGATCTGAAACCCCGCAACTTATCGGCTGCTGTCAGATTGCGCCTGGATGAAATCGAGAACTGGCTGGACAGGGGAATTACACGGCAGGAAATTGCTGAAATCCTCGGCAGCGAATACAGCTTTTCGGTGACGGCCAAAGGGCTTGAGATGGCACTGTATAGAGCGCGGCAAAACCGGAAAAGTGTATTGCACAATACACATGATAGTAAGCCGGGTGATGATGATAGTGTATTGCACAATACACAAGTTAAGAGTAGCGCGAAGGGTACAGAGGAAAATGTATTGCACAATACACAAAAACCCTCTGACCCTGAACCGCATGAAAGTGAAAAGGTAGATAGTCCCGGCATTATTGATAAAGAGTTCTTCAATAAAATCGGTGAGGATTTCGACCCTAAGAAGTTCAACAAAAAATTCTGAGGTGATTTATGAAAGTAGCGGTAATCAATTACAGTGGCAGCGTTGGTAAAACCTTAATTTCATCCTACCTGTTAGCCCCGCGTCTGACTGGTGCAAAGTTCTATGCGGTAGAAACTATCAACCAGTCTGCTTCCGATCTGGGTATTGAGGATGTTACCAGTTTTAAAGGTGATGACTTTTCACGGTTGATTGAAGATATTGTTTTTGAAGATGCAGGGATTATTGATATTGGCGCGTCAAACGTCGAAGCGTTCCTGATGGCAATGTCTCGCTTTGACAGTGGCGCAAATGAATTTGATAAATATGTAATCCCGGTTACGCCTGATAATAAGGCTATTGATGAAAGCCTGAAAACAGCTCACACGTTAAGTAAGGCAGGTGTGAGCAGCAAGAAAATTATCTTTGTTCCAAACCGCATTAGCCCAGACAGTGAAGTAGAAGATGTACTGGCGCCGGTATTTGAATTTGTCAAAGAAACCAAAATTGGCAAAATCAGCAAGAAGGCTGTGATTTACAACAGTGAGGTTTTCGAATATCTGGCGTTTCATCGTATCTCATTCGAAGCATTGACCGCTGAAGATCCTGAAGAATTTAAATCCCGTGCAAAACAAACAACGGATGCTGACGAGCGCAAAAAACTGGCCCGCCGTTATACATACATGAAACAGGCGATTCCGGTAAAAGCTAATCTCGATAAAGCATATGCGGCTTTAATGGGAGAATAAAATGGAAAAGCAGCCGGATAAATTTGAAGTTCTGATGGACTGGTTTTTAGGTGACGCGAAGGAAATCACCGCAACTCAGAAAGAAATGACTCTGCAACTTTCTGAGCTTTCGGAAAAGCTGGCAAAAGACACCGTTAGTTTAGGAGAGACGGCAGACTCTCTTAAACGGGCTTTAGTAGAAAACCAGCGTTCAATTAGCCTGGCAATTAGTGATGATGCTAAAGCGCGTGAGGAATTTCTTGCTAAATTCCGCCGTGCGCAGGCGTCCAGTGCTGAGACGTTTACCCGTCAGATCCTTTTTATTACTGCTGGCTGCACTATCGTGGGCGCCGCTGTGGGCGCTGCGATAGCAATAATCCTACTGAGGTAATGCAAACCGGGCGTGTCCCGGTTTTTTTTCAAGCGGAGCGCGGAGGCCGCAGGCCGGAGGCATTAGTGGCCGCCGCCCGCGTAAGCGGGGCGAGACGCGCAGCGGCTCGATGCGCAGCACGGCAGAACGGCCCCGCAGGGGTAATGCCCGGTTTTATTCTGCGTGACTGTCACGCGTGACGGTCACAAGGAGGAAAGTGATGAATGATCGAAAGCGGGAACAAGCCCGTATACGCCAGGCCCGCCGCCGCGCGCGCCTGAAAGAAGAAGGCGCAAGCGTGACTGTCACGCTAACAAAACAGGAAGAAGCTATGCTGCATGAGCTTTGCCGTGTGCGCCGACCCGGACGAACAGCCTATTCCACGAATGAGTTTTTCCAGCTGCTGCTAATCCGAAACTGGCAACAGTGGCAGGAGCAAAAGGCGCAGCTGGGGAAATGCCAGGCTTGCGGAAAGCTGAAGGCGGAGGGAGGTTGCGGGGGCGAACGGCAGAGCGAAACCTTTAACTGCTGGCTGGCCGTCGAAGCAAACGAGCTTAATTTGTAGTGTATTGTGCAATACAGAAATTGCTAAAAGCAGTCGGTGTAATAACTGAAACGGCCGCGCAGCGGAAAGAAAAAAGCCCGGTCAATCCGGGCTTGTTTCTTTCGGCGGCACCTTAATCGTCTAGATCGCCGCAGCCCAGCGGGCAACAATTCCGGTCAATACCGTGGCTGCAATAACCGTTCTCACGGTCCTGGCGGATTTCTTCCGCGATCTCGTCCTGGGTCAGGTAATCAAATTCACGCCGCGCTACTGCGATCAGTTCATCCCGAAACTCGGCCGGAACGTCAGCAAGATAGCCATCAATATCTGCGCTCAGGCGGCGCTGATACAATTCATAAATCAGGCCGCAGCGTGGCTGCTGTTCGCGCGAAAAAATTTCACACTGGCGACGAAAATCTTCCATGATTTGCTCAACGGTTTGTGTCGTCATGTCGTTTGTCCTCGATGTTTCGGTTAAAGACCCGGCAATGCCGGGTCGCCAGTGTTATTTTGTATGTTGCAGCAGCTGGTCTAATTTAGCCGCCAGCGCATACGTCGACGGGAAAGCGCCTTGCAGTCGCTGATTTGGCAGCTGGTTAAATGCTTCAAGGCAGGCGCGCAGCATCATTGCTTGCTGGGATTCGACTTCTTTTTTCAGCTGGGAAGGGGTGGTAACAGTGGTCATGCTTACTCCTTAGTGATCCGATACCGGCAATTTATCGGGCGGCGGTATTGCCTCCCGATGATTTAATTATCGGTGATTATGCCTTTAAAGTCAATACAAGTACGGAATATATTTACCTGTTTTTTTTATGCCCGTCAGGGCATGGAAGGCGACCGCGCCGGACTCCACCGGACACCGGGGGCAAATCGCCGGAAACTGCGGCGCTGACCGGCGCGCCCGGCCAACCCCCCTCCCTGCTAAGCCATAACCCCCTCACCGCCACGCAGCTGCCGCACGTCCCCCACGGGGGTGCGCAGTGGGCGCCGCGCGCCTGCGCGCGGGAACGGCGGCCCGCCTGCGGGTCGCGGCGCCGTACTGCGAGTTACCGGACGCCACGCGGCCGGTTACGGGGGACACCGCACCGCACGGCCAGCGCCCCGCTGAGCTGCACAATCCACGGATAACACAATCGCGCTCTGGCAAAGGATGCCGACGCCTGAAGGGCGTTGGCACCCCGAAGGGGCGGGGCGGCCGCTTGCGGCCGGGCGAGTCCGGCGCAGGGTGTGGCCTGCCAAGCGGAGCGCGGAGGCCGCAGGCCGGAGGCGTTAGCGGCAGCTGCCCGCAGGGGCGAGACGCGTAGCGGCTCGATGCGCAGCACAGCAGAGCGGCCCCGCAGGGGCAACGCCCGGTGTGGCATCAGGGTTAATCACGATGGCAGAACATGAGCTGGAGAGATCGCCGGCAAGCGACAGCGAAGGGGCGGCGCAGCCGCCCCGATGGCTGTTACTTGTCTTTGTCGCGTAGCGCTTTGATTAGGCCGGTTACGGCCGTAATCAGGGCGGCCAGAGAGGTGAGGATTTGCGGGAGGTTTTCGAGGATGGTAGAGGTCATGTAGCACCTGTAGTGAAGTTGGCGGGGTGTCGTTTCCGACGGCCGCTTTGTAACCGGGCGGATAAGGCAGGTTGTCAACAGCTTGAGCGAAGCGTCTGTTGACAACCTGCCGCGCCCGGTTACATTGCGGACATAGGCGGAACGACCCTCGCCAACGGAACGGTTTCATGACCGGGCAGCGGAGACACCGGCGAACCTGGCTGGCGCTGACGCCAGCCGCCAAGCGCCAGCGCGGAGGGCAACGCCCGGAGGTCAAGCGGAGCGCGGAGGGCAACGCCCGGAGGCGTTAGCGGCCGCTGCCCGCAGGGGCGAGACGCGCAGCGGCTCGATGCGCAGCACAGCAGAGCGGCCCCGCAGGGGTAACGCCCGGCGTTTGCTGCTGTTCCTCTCTCGTCCATCTGAAATCGGCGGTAGGGCCATAAAATAATGGCGCCCGTCTGGGCGCCATATTCGAATCAGGGGTTTTGCTTCTGTGTCCATAACCGGCCAGCCAGCGCAGCTTCTGCCTGCTGCTCGGTATCAAAATACTCGTTAGA encodes:
- the stbB gene encoding StbB family protein, encoding MKVAVINYSGSVGKTLISSYLLAPRLTGAKFYAVETINQSASDLGIEDVTSFKGDDFSRLIEDIVFEDAGIIDIGASNVEAFLMAMSRFDSGANEFDKYVIPVTPDNKAIDESLKTAHTLSKAGVSSKKIIFVPNRISPDSEVEDVLAPVFEFVKETKIGKISKKAVIYNSEVFEYLAFHRISFEALTAEDPEEFKSRAKQTTDADERKKLARRYTYMKQAIPVKANLDKAYAALMGE
- a CDS encoding type IV secretion system DNA-binding domain-containing protein; this translates as MDERERGLAFLFAITLPPVLVWFLVAKFTYGIDPSTAKYLVPYLVKNTFSLWPLWSALIAGWVIGIAGLVAFILYDKTRVFKGERFKKIFRGTELVRARTLADKTRQRGVDQLTVANIPIPVEAENLHFSIAGTTGTGKTTIFNELLFKSIKRGGKNIVLDPNGGFLKNFYRPGDAILNAYDKRTKGWVFFNEIRRSYDYERLVNSIVQESPDMATEEWFGYGRLIFSEVSKKLHSLYNTVTMEEVIHWACNVDQKKLKEFLTGTPAEAIFSGSEKAVGSARFVLSKNLAPHLKMPEGNFSLRDWLDDGKPGTLFITWQEEMKKSLNPLISCWLDSIFSIVLGMGEKEGRINVFIDELESLQYLPNLNDALTKGRKSGLCVFAGYQTFSQLVKVYGRDMAQTILANLRSNIVLGGSRLGEDTLDHMSRSLGEIEGEVERKESDPQKPWIIRKRRDVKVVRAVTPTEISMLPNLTGYLALPGDMPVAKFKAKYIKYQRKNPVPGIELREI
- a CDS encoding cobalamin biosynthesis protein CbiX, encoding MTTVTTPSQLKKEVESQQAMMLRACLEAFNQLPNQRLQGAFPSTYALAAKLDQLLQHTK
- a CDS encoding CcgAII protein, which codes for MTTQTVEQIMEDFRRQCEIFSREQQPRCGLIYELYQRRLSADIDGYLADVPAEFRDELIAVARREFDYLTQDEIAEEIRQDRENGYCSHGIDRNCCPLGCGDLDD
- a CDS encoding traK protein, giving the protein MPTITAKVSDELLAYIDRVSGGNRSEYLRRCLEAGPGDRESGLKIVADQLGDVNRKLDYLFDRASDADFGSLRDELKAITETLSSVKFPPAGQMMLHESLAIETLILLRSIAEPGKNKAAKAELERNGYKIWEPKKER
- the stbC gene encoding plasmid stabilization protein StbC translates to MEKQPDKFEVLMDWFLGDAKEITATQKEMTLQLSELSEKLAKDTVSLGETADSLKRALVENQRSISLAISDDAKAREEFLAKFRRAQASSAETFTRQILFITAGCTIVGAAVGAAIAIILLR
- the stbA gene encoding plasmid stabilization protein StbA; amino-acid sequence: MNKAADLKPRNLSAAVRLRLDEIENWLDRGITRQEIAEILGSEYSFSVTAKGLEMALYRARQNRKSVLHNTHDSKPGDDDSVLHNTQVKSSAKGTEENVLHNTQKPSDPEPHESEKVDSPGIIDKEFFNKIGEDFDPKKFNKKF